One Natrinema marinum genomic window carries:
- a CDS encoding M23 family metallopeptidase, producing MTNTSANAPADQPSADRSNGLRSRLPSPTNLALLFFLGVPGTLIPSLERLEAFYLFGLFAFWPMVKGVVPSPSDAPKPTDWITMGTPSGVRPLLSMVVLQLNPFVQWQGVKQLTGHVPVFLRYRLRLPAPERFDQQVAYRLPVEGEWTVVNGGPTRDASHSWGILAQRYAYDLVVTDDRGRSYDGDGERPEDYHCFGESVVAPADGVVVAASDGHRDYHRAGGWMDPRQRDLRGNYVTIEHATGEYSVLAHLQEGSLEVSEGDRVERGEPVARCGNSGNSTEPHLHFQLQDHPSFFRAMGLPVHFANLRVRDPDGEATTHERAFVSAGQRVASTE from the coding sequence ATGACGAACACGAGTGCAAACGCGCCGGCTGACCAACCGTCGGCCGATCGGTCGAACGGCCTCCGCTCCCGGCTGCCGAGTCCGACGAACCTCGCGCTGCTTTTCTTTCTCGGCGTTCCCGGCACGCTGATTCCGTCGCTGGAGCGCCTCGAGGCGTTCTACCTGTTCGGGCTGTTCGCCTTCTGGCCGATGGTCAAAGGCGTCGTGCCGTCGCCGAGCGACGCTCCTAAGCCGACCGACTGGATCACGATGGGGACGCCCTCAGGGGTGCGGCCGCTGCTCTCGATGGTGGTCCTCCAACTGAACCCGTTCGTCCAGTGGCAGGGCGTGAAACAGCTCACGGGCCACGTGCCGGTCTTCCTTCGGTATCGCCTTCGGTTACCCGCTCCCGAGCGATTCGACCAGCAGGTAGCGTACCGGCTCCCGGTCGAGGGCGAGTGGACCGTCGTCAACGGCGGGCCGACTCGCGACGCCTCTCACTCGTGGGGGATACTCGCCCAGCGGTACGCCTACGATCTGGTCGTGACCGACGACCGCGGGCGGAGTTACGATGGCGACGGCGAGCGCCCCGAGGACTACCACTGCTTCGGCGAGTCCGTCGTCGCGCCCGCCGACGGCGTGGTGGTCGCAGCGAGCGACGGCCACCGGGATTACCACCGCGCCGGTGGGTGGATGGACCCGCGTCAACGGGACCTCCGCGGGAACTACGTCACGATCGAGCACGCCACCGGCGAGTACAGCGTGCTCGCACACCTGCAGGAGGGCAGCCTCGAGGTCTCGGAAGGCGACCGCGTCGAGCGCGGAGAGCCGGTCGCGCGGTGTGGCAACTCCGGGAACTCGACGGAGCCCCACCTCCACTTCCAGCTTCAGGACCACCCCTCGTTCTTCCGCGCGATGGGGCTCCCGGTGCACTTCGCGAACCTGCGCGTTCGCGACCCCGACGGCGAGGCGACGACCCACGAACGGGCGTTCGTCTCCGCGGGACAACGCGTGGCGTCGACCGAGTGA
- the cdd gene encoding cytidine deaminase — protein sequence MDDLIAAARDVQQRAHVPYSEYRVGAALETADGEIFVGCNLENANFSNSLHAEEVAIAEAVKQGHRDFARIAVSSGRRDGVTPCGMCRQTLTEFCDDDLIVLCDEGDGEAPSEYSLGELLPNTISQETLE from the coding sequence ACCTGATCGCGGCCGCTCGCGACGTACAGCAGCGCGCACACGTCCCCTACTCCGAATACCGCGTCGGCGCCGCCCTCGAGACCGCCGACGGCGAGATCTTCGTCGGCTGCAACCTAGAGAACGCGAACTTCAGTAACAGCCTCCACGCCGAGGAGGTCGCGATCGCCGAGGCGGTCAAGCAGGGCCACCGCGATTTCGCGCGGATCGCGGTCAGCTCCGGCCGCCGCGACGGCGTCACCCCTTGCGGGATGTGCCGACAGACCCTCACCGAGTTCTGCGACGACGACCTCATCGTTCTCTGTGACGAAGGCGACGGGGAGGCCCCGAGCGAGTACTCGCTGGGCGAACTGCTACCGAACACGATCAGTCAGGAGACGCTCGAGTAG